One part of the Marinobacter sp. M3C genome encodes these proteins:
- the purC gene encoding phosphoribosylaminoimidazolesuccinocarboxamide synthase yields MEKRKELYAGKAKSVHTTDDPERFVLVFRDDTSAFDGERIEQLNRKGMVNNKFNAFIMEKLEAAGIPTHFEGLLSDVECLVKKLDMIPVECVIRNISAGSLCRRIGVEEGLELNPPTFELFLKNDALHDPMVNESLAISLGWANADELAQMKVLTYKVNDVLKNLFADAGMLLVDYKLEFGRSHGQILLGDEFSPDGCRIWDAKTRNKMDKDRFRQGLGSVIETYEEVGRRLGMSFD; encoded by the coding sequence ATGGAAAAGCGCAAAGAACTTTACGCCGGCAAGGCCAAATCGGTGCACACCACTGACGACCCTGAGCGTTTTGTACTGGTATTCCGCGACGACACCTCGGCCTTTGACGGCGAGAGAATAGAGCAGCTGAACCGCAAAGGCATGGTGAACAACAAGTTCAACGCCTTCATTATGGAAAAGCTGGAAGCTGCAGGCATTCCTACCCACTTCGAAGGCTTGCTGTCAGACGTTGAATGCCTGGTGAAAAAGCTCGACATGATTCCGGTCGAGTGCGTGATTCGTAACATTTCCGCCGGCAGCCTGTGCCGCCGTATTGGTGTAGAAGAAGGACTGGAACTGAATCCACCCACTTTCGAACTGTTCCTGAAAAACGATGCGCTGCATGACCCCATGGTCAACGAATCACTGGCGATCAGCCTGGGCTGGGCCAACGCCGACGAGCTGGCACAAATGAAGGTGCTGACGTATAAAGTGAATGACGTGCTCAAAAACCTGTTTGCAGACGCCGGAATGCTGCTGGTGGACTACAAACTGGAATTTGGCCGCAGCCATGGCCAGATTTTGCTGGGCGACGAGTTCAGCCCCGATGGGTGCCGCATATGGGATGCCAAAACCCGCAATAAAATGGACAAAGACCGCTTCCGCCAGGGCCTTGGTAGCGTGATTGAAACCTACGAAGAAGTAGGCCGCCGCCTGGGTATGTCGTTCGACTGA
- a CDS encoding TIGR04219 family outer membrane beta-barrel protein → MRRLFMILAGSAVLAAPMAQADVLGLGAQVGYWNSELSGDVAANGGSVDVKDELNLDGESSNQLSLYLEHPVPLLPNVRVAYINIDQTARGQLSGSFDGISAGSDVRSDLELEQLDLTLYYEVLDNWVNLDVGLTVRDFSGELLVQGNGQSSRTTADAVVPMGYLAARFDLPFSGASVGIEGNAIAYSGDSLHDFNVYGQYQLSLLQLRAGYRQMAVDYEDGDDRFDVKIDGPFVSAGVVF, encoded by the coding sequence ATGCGCAGATTATTCATGATTTTGGCCGGATCAGCCGTTCTAGCAGCGCCAATGGCGCAAGCAGACGTGCTGGGGCTTGGCGCTCAGGTGGGTTACTGGAATTCAGAGCTGTCTGGTGACGTTGCAGCCAATGGTGGCTCGGTGGACGTCAAAGACGAGCTTAATCTGGACGGTGAAAGCAGCAATCAGCTGAGTTTGTACCTGGAACACCCGGTCCCTCTGCTGCCCAATGTGCGTGTGGCTTATATCAATATTGACCAGACTGCCCGTGGCCAGTTGAGCGGTAGCTTCGATGGTATTAGCGCCGGCTCAGACGTACGCTCTGATCTGGAACTGGAACAGCTGGATTTAACCCTGTATTACGAAGTACTGGACAACTGGGTTAATCTGGACGTAGGCCTGACGGTCCGCGATTTCTCCGGCGAGTTGCTGGTGCAGGGTAACGGCCAAAGTAGTCGGACGACAGCCGATGCGGTTGTGCCCATGGGCTATCTGGCAGCGCGTTTTGATCTGCCGTTCAGCGGTGCCAGTGTTGGCATTGAAGGCAATGCCATTGCCTACAGCGGTGACTCCCTGCACGATTTCAACGTGTACGGCCAGTATCAGTTGTCACTACTGCAGTTGCGCGCCGGCTATCGCCAGATGGCAGTGGATTACGAAGACGGTGACGACCGCTTCGATGTAAAAATCGATGGCCCGTTTGTCAGCGCCGGTGTGGTGTTTTAA
- a CDS encoding NAD-dependent epimerase — protein MKILVTGSAGFIGFHLAQRLLDRGDEVIGVDNLNDYYDVNLKEARLAKLTGRAGFTEVRQDIADRNLMAALFEEHKPERVVHLAAQAGVRYSIENPQAYVDANLVGFMNILEGCRRNDVQHFVYASSSSVYGANEAMPFSVHDNVDHPLSLYAASKKANELMAHTYSHLYNLPTTGLRFFTVYGPWGRPDMAPFIFTRKILAGEPIDVFNHGHHKRDFTYIDDIVEGVVRTLDQIAQPNPQWSGAQPDPSTSRGPYRIYNIGSNNPVELARFIETIEQCTGKKAEKNLLPMQPGDVVATYANVDGLISDVGYKPETQLEQGIEQFVHWYRDFYKV, from the coding sequence TTGAAAATTCTGGTCACCGGTAGCGCCGGTTTTATTGGTTTCCATCTTGCGCAACGCCTGCTGGATCGCGGCGACGAAGTCATCGGGGTTGATAACCTGAATGACTACTACGATGTGAATCTGAAAGAAGCTCGCTTGGCAAAGCTAACGGGCAGAGCCGGCTTTACCGAAGTACGCCAGGATATCGCCGACCGCAACCTTATGGCCGCGCTCTTTGAAGAGCACAAACCTGAGCGTGTGGTGCACCTGGCGGCCCAGGCCGGGGTGCGCTATTCCATCGAAAACCCCCAAGCCTATGTAGACGCCAACCTGGTAGGCTTTATGAATATTCTGGAAGGCTGCCGCCGCAACGATGTGCAGCATTTTGTATATGCCTCCAGCAGCTCGGTTTACGGTGCCAACGAAGCCATGCCGTTCTCGGTGCACGACAACGTAGACCACCCGCTTAGCCTCTATGCTGCCTCGAAAAAAGCCAATGAGCTGATGGCCCACACCTACAGCCATCTGTACAACTTGCCCACCACCGGGCTGCGCTTTTTTACCGTGTACGGTCCTTGGGGCCGGCCTGATATGGCGCCGTTCATCTTCACCAGGAAAATTCTGGCCGGCGAGCCGATTGACGTATTCAACCACGGCCATCACAAACGCGATTTCACCTATATCGACGATATCGTGGAAGGCGTGGTGCGCACTCTGGATCAAATCGCGCAACCGAATCCCCAGTGGAGCGGCGCCCAGCCAGACCCAAGTACCAGCCGCGGGCCTTATCGCATCTACAACATCGGCAGCAACAATCCGGTGGAACTGGCGCGGTTTATTGAAACCATTGAACAGTGTACCGGTAAAAAAGCCGAGAAAAATCTGCTGCCCATGCAGCCGGGTGACGTGGTCGCAACGTACGCCAACGTAGATGGCCTGATCAGCGATGTCGGCTACAAGCCAGAAACCCAGCTAGAGCAGGGCATTGAACAGTTTGTTCATTGGTATCGGGATTTCTATAAGGTTTAA
- a CDS encoding RluA family pseudouridine synthase, with translation MRTTVDITVETPGLAVDILSEASGLPKQRIKDAMAKGACWWTLKGKIVRLRKAKRDVKAGTRMQLYYDEAVLARKAPEAELLEDKGRYSVWFKPHRLLAQGSQWGDHCSLLRVAEVQLNRPCFLIHRLDADAAGLMLIAHDSKAAAALSQLFAGRTIIKQYLADVTGVLGVKEQTIDGEIDGKAAISHVSTLYINTGSININFTKTSAVNTEAGDTKASTSRVNVRIETGRKHQIRRHLASIGHPIVADRLYGSAAGVPLQLLAYYLQFDCPLAKSKITLELPERLKQLGSNAQ, from the coding sequence ATGCGTACCACCGTCGATATCACCGTAGAAACCCCCGGCTTGGCCGTGGACATTCTAAGTGAGGCTTCTGGCCTGCCGAAGCAGCGTATCAAAGACGCCATGGCGAAAGGCGCTTGCTGGTGGACCTTGAAGGGAAAGATTGTGCGGTTGCGCAAAGCCAAGCGCGACGTGAAAGCGGGCACCCGCATGCAGTTGTACTATGACGAGGCGGTTCTGGCGCGCAAGGCGCCAGAGGCTGAGTTGCTGGAAGACAAGGGCCGCTACAGTGTGTGGTTTAAACCCCACAGGCTACTGGCCCAGGGCTCGCAGTGGGGTGATCACTGCAGTTTGTTGCGAGTGGCCGAGGTGCAGTTAAACCGACCCTGCTTTTTGATTCATCGCTTGGACGCCGACGCCGCGGGTTTGATGCTGATTGCTCACGATTCAAAAGCCGCTGCGGCACTGTCACAACTGTTTGCCGGGCGCACAATCATCAAACAATATTTGGCAGACGTAACAGGCGTGCTGGGTGTGAAGGAGCAAACGATTGACGGCGAAATTGACGGTAAAGCCGCGATTAGCCATGTGAGTACTCTTTATATCAATACCGGTTCCATCAATATCAATTTCACCAAGACTAGCGCCGTCAATACGGAGGCCGGGGATACTAAGGCCAGTACTTCCAGGGTAAATGTGCGCATTGAAACCGGTCGAAAACACCAGATTCGCCGCCATTTAGCGAGTATTGGCCACCCGATTGTGGCCGACAGGCTGTATGGATCAGCCGCTGGGGTACCCTTGCAACTGCTGGCGTATTATCTGCAATTCGACTGCCCGCTGGCGAAGTCAAAAATTACCCTGGAATTGCCGGAACGGTTAAAGCAGCTGGGCTCAAACGCGCAATAA
- a CDS encoding efflux RND transporter periplasmic adaptor subunit, whose amino-acid sequence MVSSKWSFSRVLVVLIFVAVLVGSAFWAYRHSYAASNNTADVTTTAVSRGDIDVLVSATGVLEPSNFVDVGAQVSGLLDAIHVRVGEQINKDQLLAEIDPTIYLARVDANRAQLKNQQAQLADRKAQLTLADIQFQRQTNLFREDATTRENLQIADASLASAKAQLAMLQAQLEQTASTLRAEEANLDYARIYSTMEGTVVSITARQGQTLNTSQQAPVLMRIADLSSMKVRAQVSEADVGRLAPGDKVYFTTLGEPGKQIYGQLDYIEPTPEVLNNVVLYNAFFSVPNEAGRLLPSMTAQVFFVVEQARDVLRVPAATVVGGQVWLQQGSGELVERKIEVGISNRIYTEVRDGLADGDLVVTGGAPSMEAASSGMGGRSR is encoded by the coding sequence GTGGTTTCATCAAAGTGGTCTTTTTCTCGTGTTCTTGTCGTTCTGATTTTTGTTGCTGTGCTTGTGGGTAGCGCCTTTTGGGCGTATCGCCACTCTTACGCTGCAAGTAATAACACCGCTGACGTGACCACTACAGCCGTCAGTCGAGGGGACATTGACGTTTTGGTGAGCGCCACCGGCGTTCTGGAACCCAGCAACTTTGTGGATGTGGGCGCGCAAGTATCCGGACTGCTAGACGCGATTCACGTCAGAGTGGGCGAACAAATCAACAAAGATCAGCTGCTGGCAGAAATTGACCCGACCATCTATCTGGCCAGGGTAGATGCCAATCGTGCCCAACTAAAAAATCAACAGGCCCAGTTGGCCGATCGCAAAGCCCAGCTTACCCTTGCCGACATACAGTTCCAGCGCCAGACCAACCTGTTCCGTGAAGACGCCACCACCCGGGAAAACCTGCAAATTGCCGATGCCTCGCTGGCGTCTGCCAAGGCTCAGTTAGCTATGTTGCAAGCGCAACTGGAGCAGACCGCATCTACCCTGCGTGCGGAAGAAGCCAACCTGGATTACGCCCGCATTTATTCCACCATGGAAGGCACCGTCGTATCCATCACTGCCCGCCAGGGCCAAACCCTGAATACGTCACAGCAAGCACCGGTGCTGATGCGCATTGCTGATCTGTCGAGCATGAAAGTCCGCGCCCAAGTGTCTGAGGCCGACGTGGGCAGGCTAGCACCGGGCGACAAGGTGTATTTCACCACTCTGGGCGAACCTGGCAAACAGATTTATGGCCAGCTGGATTACATCGAACCCACGCCCGAAGTGCTCAACAACGTGGTGTTGTACAACGCGTTTTTCAGCGTGCCCAATGAAGCAGGGCGTTTATTGCCCAGCATGACCGCTCAGGTATTTTTTGTAGTGGAACAGGCGCGTGACGTATTGAGGGTGCCCGCGGCGACCGTTGTGGGCGGTCAGGTTTGGTTGCAACAGGGCTCTGGCGAGCTGGTAGAGCGCAAAATTGAGGTAGGCATCAGCAACCGTATTTATACCGAGGTTCGCGACGGTCTGGCCGATGGCGATCTGGTGGTCACAGGCGGAGCTCCATCAATGGAAGCAGCGTCTTCGGGCATGGGTGGGCGCTCACGGTGA
- a CDS encoding MacB family efflux pump subunit — protein sequence MTAPLIELRQITRTFGEGDLQVPVLKGLDLSIQAGEFVAIMGASGSGKSTLMNILGCLDVASSGHYLFQGKDVSGFKRDDLARARRESFGFIFQSYNLLPGISALDNVEIPAIYAGLGKKQRRERSTELLGELGLSDKLLNTPAQLSGGQQQRVSIARALMNGGQIILADEPTGALDSVSSKDVMRLLQSLSDRGHTVILITHDAKVAQAADRQITIADGLITHDTGAVQGNADASETPPAAQPMAKTTDVSGASGWFEALKSAVHSLSTNLFRTALTLLGIVIGVASVITMLAIGEGARQDIVDRISAMGSDLLLVRPGGPDQRGGRWSVTTLVPSDYHAIRDIPGIRAAVPEVTGGQTLRFGNRDHQTEVNGTAYEFPTARQWSVVAGTFFDEADENRYAAVAVLGKTVAESLFPEQSPLGHYLMVNNVLFQVIGVMDERGASPWGQDQDDVVLVPYTTANLRIFGQNYLRNITVAVADSADMNAVQDQVHSTLLTRHASEDFQIRNMASLIDTVSDTQDTLTWLLGSIAAISLLVGGIGVMNIMLVSVTERTREIGIRMATGARTRNILQQFLTEAWLVSAIGGVIGVILGIAATQIVGWLDTPVVVTVFPMVLAFSCAFGTGLLFGYLPARKAAHLDPVQALAAE from the coding sequence GTGACAGCTCCGCTGATTGAATTACGCCAGATTACCCGAACCTTCGGCGAAGGCGACTTGCAGGTGCCTGTGCTCAAGGGCCTAGATTTGAGCATTCAAGCCGGGGAATTTGTCGCCATTATGGGGGCATCCGGGTCTGGCAAATCCACCTTGATGAACATTCTTGGCTGTCTGGACGTGGCAAGCTCCGGGCACTATTTATTTCAGGGCAAAGACGTGTCCGGGTTCAAGCGCGACGACCTGGCTCGTGCCCGCCGCGAATCCTTCGGCTTTATATTCCAGAGCTACAATCTGCTGCCGGGCATAAGCGCGTTAGACAACGTTGAAATACCGGCCATCTACGCCGGCCTTGGCAAAAAACAGCGCCGGGAGCGATCCACCGAATTGCTTGGTGAGCTCGGGCTAAGCGATAAATTGCTCAACACCCCGGCCCAGCTGTCGGGCGGGCAACAGCAGCGGGTATCGATTGCCCGGGCGTTAATGAATGGCGGTCAGATTATACTGGCGGACGAACCAACCGGCGCCCTCGACAGCGTCAGCAGCAAAGACGTCATGCGGCTGCTGCAAAGCCTGTCAGACCGCGGTCACACCGTTATTCTTATTACCCACGACGCCAAAGTCGCCCAGGCGGCAGATCGCCAGATCACCATCGCCGACGGGCTGATTACCCACGATACCGGCGCCGTTCAAGGCAACGCTGATGCGTCAGAAACTCCCCCGGCCGCGCAGCCCATGGCTAAAACAACCGACGTTAGTGGCGCTTCCGGTTGGTTTGAGGCGCTAAAAAGCGCGGTGCATTCCCTCAGCACAAACCTGTTCCGTACGGCGTTGACCCTTTTGGGCATTGTGATTGGCGTAGCGTCGGTGATCACCATGCTGGCGATCGGTGAAGGCGCACGCCAAGACATTGTTGACAGAATCAGCGCTATGGGCAGTGACCTACTGCTGGTGCGCCCCGGTGGTCCGGACCAGAGGGGTGGACGTTGGAGCGTCACCACCCTGGTGCCGTCTGACTACCACGCCATTCGAGACATACCCGGCATTCGCGCAGCGGTTCCGGAAGTCACAGGCGGCCAAACCCTGCGTTTCGGTAATCGCGATCACCAAACCGAAGTGAATGGCACGGCCTACGAATTTCCCACCGCACGGCAATGGTCCGTGGTCGCCGGTACCTTTTTTGACGAAGCCGACGAAAACCGCTACGCCGCCGTGGCGGTGTTGGGCAAAACCGTGGCCGAATCTTTATTTCCCGAACAAAGCCCGTTGGGCCATTACCTGATGGTTAATAATGTTCTGTTTCAGGTCATTGGCGTAATGGACGAGCGCGGGGCATCCCCCTGGGGTCAAGACCAGGACGACGTTGTGCTGGTGCCTTACACCACCGCCAACCTGCGCATATTTGGCCAAAACTATCTGCGCAACATCACCGTTGCGGTGGCAGATTCCGCCGACATGAACGCGGTGCAAGACCAGGTTCACAGCACCTTGCTCACGCGCCACGCCAGTGAAGATTTCCAGATTCGCAATATGGCGTCGCTGATCGATACCGTGTCAGATACCCAAGACACCCTGACATGGTTGTTGGGTTCCATCGCGGCCATTTCGTTGCTGGTGGGTGGCATCGGCGTGATGAACATCATGCTGGTGAGCGTGACCGAACGCACCCGGGAAATTGGCATCCGTATGGCCACAGGCGCGCGCACCCGTAACATTCTTCAGCAGTTTTTAACCGAGGCCTGGCTGGTGTCGGCCATTGGTGGCGTTATAGGCGTCATCCTTGGCATAGCAGCAACTCAAATCGTAGGCTGGCTTGACACACCCGTTGTGGTCACCGTGTTCCCCATGGTGCTGGCGTTCAGCTGCGCCTTTGGTACCGGGCTTCTATTTGGCTATTTGCCCGCGCGCAAAGCCGCTCATCTGGACCCCGTCCAGGCCTTGGCCGCGGAGTAA
- a CDS encoding efflux transporter outer membrane subunit, with protein MIHRSQHTLRLARLKRRLAQPKRRRTSGICVLAACLALAGCATQTAPPAPVLIDGTPVTALAWAPELNSSALSGLAVTDQQWWQAYGDPNLSALIEKAQAANPDLAILAENLVQADLQLQNAGASLLPGIGLSGSTGEQTRRPNGDDWRSSGSTSVSTSISYEVDLWGRLSAAESAASFRRDASAFDFSAAQLSLSGAVASNWFQLLELRQRLNIARQNLELAEQTLRIVDVRYRNGVADRSELARQRTAVLVLRNALPTLVYGLRQSEAALQVLSGEPPWMVNADVPAGALEQLSIPDINAASPAELITRRPDLAAAEARLQAANADIAQARAALLPAVSLSAALGLSSDGLFSLSSPLTTANGLLALSQTLFDGGARSNNVALSESRQVALVQNYRSSLLSAFSEAGDAMARINLYREQEQRLAEIEQQADETLRLSEVRYRQGVEDLITLLDSQRTLFDARVQRSGARLNRLLATVDLYKAVGGGF; from the coding sequence ATGATCCATCGCTCACAACACACGTTGCGTTTGGCACGGCTGAAACGGCGCCTGGCCCAGCCTAAACGGCGACGGACATCCGGCATCTGCGTTTTAGCGGCCTGCTTGGCCCTGGCAGGTTGCGCCACTCAGACTGCCCCGCCAGCTCCCGTGCTTATTGACGGCACACCTGTGACGGCCTTGGCCTGGGCGCCAGAACTGAACTCGAGTGCTTTAAGCGGGCTAGCCGTCACCGACCAACAATGGTGGCAGGCCTATGGCGATCCCAACTTGTCGGCGTTGATTGAAAAAGCGCAGGCGGCCAACCCGGACTTGGCCATTCTGGCCGAGAATCTGGTACAGGCCGATCTACAGCTGCAGAACGCCGGCGCCAGCCTGCTGCCCGGCATTGGTTTAAGCGGCAGTACTGGCGAACAAACAAGGCGCCCAAACGGCGACGACTGGCGCAGCAGTGGGTCTACGTCGGTATCCACGTCTATCAGTTACGAGGTGGATCTATGGGGCAGGCTGAGCGCAGCAGAAAGTGCCGCCAGCTTCCGCCGAGATGCCAGCGCTTTTGATTTCTCCGCCGCGCAGCTCAGCCTTTCCGGCGCAGTGGCCAGTAACTGGTTCCAATTGTTGGAGTTACGCCAGCGCTTGAACATCGCCCGGCAAAATCTGGAGTTGGCAGAGCAAACCCTGCGCATTGTGGATGTGCGATACCGCAACGGCGTTGCCGACCGTTCCGAACTAGCCCGCCAACGCACCGCCGTGCTGGTGTTGCGCAACGCCTTGCCCACGCTGGTGTATGGCCTGCGCCAGAGCGAAGCGGCACTGCAGGTGCTTAGCGGCGAACCGCCCTGGATGGTAAACGCAGATGTGCCAGCAGGGGCTTTAGAACAACTCAGTATTCCAGACATTAATGCAGCATCGCCCGCAGAGCTGATTACCCGAAGGCCAGACCTTGCCGCCGCCGAAGCCCGCTTGCAGGCGGCCAACGCCGACATCGCCCAGGCCCGAGCCGCGCTCTTGCCGGCGGTGTCATTAAGCGCGGCTCTGGGACTCTCTTCTGATGGGTTGTTCAGCCTTTCCAGTCCGCTGACGACTGCGAACGGTTTGCTTGCCCTTAGCCAAACCCTGTTCGACGGTGGCGCGCGAAGCAATAATGTGGCGCTCAGCGAATCGCGCCAGGTTGCCCTGGTACAAAATTATCGCTCATCTCTATTGAGCGCGTTTTCAGAAGCGGGAGACGCCATGGCGCGCATCAATCTGTATCGGGAACAGGAACAGCGACTGGCGGAAATTGAACAGCAGGCCGATGAAACCCTGCGCTTAAGTGAGGTTCGCTATCGTCAGGGCGTAGAAGATCTGATTACTCTGCTGGACAGCCAGCGCACGTTGTTCGATGCCAGAGTGCAGCGCAGCGGAGCGCGGCTGAATCGCTTACTGGCAACCGTGGATTTGTACAAAGCAGTCGGCGGTGGCTTTTAA
- a CDS encoding glutaredoxin — MRIVIRYFFRTLRLILTPFVLLNEQIGGGKPVQRSAQEQQKVDEACQELALYQFKTCPFCVKVRKEIKRMNLNIELRDTQHNTEHRAEILAGGGAVKVPCLRIAKADGSHQWLYESNDINAWLKQRFEPA; from the coding sequence ATGAGAATTGTTATTCGTTATTTTTTCCGCACTTTGCGGCTTATTCTGACCCCGTTTGTACTGCTCAACGAGCAAATCGGAGGTGGCAAACCAGTGCAGCGTAGCGCCCAGGAGCAACAGAAAGTAGACGAAGCGTGCCAGGAGCTGGCGCTGTATCAATTCAAAACTTGCCCGTTCTGCGTCAAAGTTCGTAAAGAAATCAAGCGCATGAATTTGAATATTGAACTGCGTGACACCCAGCATAACACTGAGCACCGCGCTGAAATTTTAGCCGGCGGTGGTGCCGTGAAAGTACCCTGCTTGCGGATTGCCAAAGCGGACGGCAGCCACCAATGGCTGTACGAATCCAACGACATCAACGCGTGGCTGAAGCAGCGCTTCGAGCCGGCCTGA
- a CDS encoding ROK family protein, producing the protein MTIPKMTKQGDMGMNSRWRVGIDLGGTKTEVILLDGANETQFRARISSPQGDYEATLNAIKELVEAAELRAGEDALPVGVGIPGSVSGLTGLVKNANSTWLNGQPMAADLTHLLQRPVCLTNDANCLALSEASDGAGQGYKVVFAAILGTGCGAGITVNGQLLTGPNGLAGEWGHNPLPWTPQTELNQRPCFCGRFGCNETFLSGTGLALTHRLLWEEPLDARNIVERFQNDPRAARSLDDYADHLARGLAAVINLLDPDVIVLGGGMSNVPTLYDELATRLPTYVLGSECETPIRQAIHGDSSGVRGAAWLAQDRGRI; encoded by the coding sequence GTGACCATTCCGAAAATGACAAAGCAGGGTGATATGGGCATGAACAGCCGCTGGCGGGTAGGCATCGATCTTGGTGGAACAAAAACCGAAGTCATCTTGTTAGACGGCGCCAACGAAACCCAATTTCGCGCCCGCATCTCAAGCCCTCAGGGAGACTACGAAGCCACCCTGAATGCTATCAAAGAACTGGTCGAAGCCGCTGAATTACGGGCCGGCGAAGACGCACTGCCCGTAGGTGTGGGCATTCCCGGCTCCGTGTCGGGCCTGACAGGTTTGGTCAAAAACGCCAATTCCACCTGGCTTAACGGCCAGCCCATGGCCGCTGATTTAACCCACCTGCTGCAACGCCCGGTCTGCCTGACGAATGACGCCAACTGCCTGGCCTTGTCTGAAGCCAGCGACGGCGCAGGGCAGGGCTACAAAGTGGTGTTCGCGGCCATTCTGGGTACCGGCTGCGGCGCTGGCATCACCGTTAACGGCCAGCTGCTCACAGGCCCAAACGGCCTTGCGGGCGAATGGGGCCACAACCCACTGCCATGGACACCACAAACAGAACTAAACCAGCGCCCGTGCTTCTGTGGCCGCTTTGGCTGCAACGAAACCTTCTTGTCTGGCACCGGGCTGGCCCTAACCCATCGTTTGCTGTGGGAAGAGCCGTTGGATGCCCGAAACATCGTTGAGCGTTTTCAAAACGATCCCCGCGCTGCCCGCTCACTCGACGATTACGCAGATCACTTGGCCCGCGGCCTGGCGGCCGTCATCAACTTGCTTGACCCAGACGTCATCGTACTGGGCGGCGGCATGTCAAATGTACCGACCCTTTACGACGAGTTGGCAACGCGTTTGCCGACGTACGTTCTCGGAAGTGAGTGCGAAACACCCATAAGACAAGCGATACACGGCGATTCCAGTGGCGTCCGCGGTGCCGCTTGGCTCGCCCAAGACAGGGGACGGATTTAA
- a CDS encoding DMT family transporter: MTNAHKSDLILVGVTLLAATSWIFSKEAILLMPPLLFMALRFLIAGSFLAAFAYRSLARLSGDQVKRSLGVGLVFGVAMSFWVMGLFHGTSMGEGAFITSLGVVIVPILARLLFKEAQPASTWLAIPVAVAGLALLSLRNGFQPEPAQIFFAMAAFIFALYFTLNTRAANQRIAINRQGNAIEKQRIPALPLTAIALLTVGLVTLVESLMTESWQPTFSNPPPLLIWWILASAIVGTAGRFLAQTYAQSLSAHSHGAVILVIEPVWVSLFAARWFDEIMTPVQLAGCGLIFAALIVNRWGVLSSALRASLRKSRS; the protein is encoded by the coding sequence ATGACCAACGCCCATAAATCTGACCTGATTCTGGTTGGTGTTACGCTGCTTGCTGCCACTAGCTGGATATTTTCTAAAGAAGCTATTTTGCTTATGCCACCGTTGTTGTTTATGGCGCTGAGATTTTTGATCGCAGGTAGCTTTTTGGCGGCTTTCGCTTACCGGTCACTGGCACGTTTGAGTGGGGATCAGGTTAAACGCAGTTTGGGTGTAGGCCTGGTATTCGGCGTTGCCATGAGCTTCTGGGTAATGGGGTTGTTTCATGGTACCAGCATGGGTGAAGGTGCTTTCATCACCAGCCTGGGCGTGGTGATCGTTCCCATCCTTGCTCGCCTCCTTTTTAAAGAGGCACAACCTGCAAGCACCTGGCTTGCCATTCCCGTCGCGGTAGCCGGGCTGGCACTTCTGTCACTTCGAAACGGTTTTCAGCCAGAGCCTGCGCAGATTTTTTTCGCGATGGCGGCTTTTATTTTTGCGCTGTACTTTACATTGAACACCCGCGCCGCGAATCAGCGCATTGCCATCAATCGGCAGGGCAACGCCATCGAAAAACAGCGCATTCCCGCTCTTCCACTGACGGCTATTGCTCTGCTTACCGTCGGCTTGGTGACTTTGGTGGAATCGCTCATGACAGAATCGTGGCAGCCAACGTTCAGTAACCCGCCACCGCTTCTGATCTGGTGGATTCTTGCCAGCGCAATTGTGGGCACTGCAGGGCGTTTTCTTGCCCAAACCTATGCACAGAGCTTGTCTGCGCATAGCCACGGTGCCGTTATTCTGGTGATCGAACCGGTTTGGGTGTCTTTGTTCGCGGCAAGATGGTTTGATGAAATCATGACGCCAGTTCAGCTGGCCGGCTGCGGTTTGATCTTTGCGGCATTGATCGTAAACCGCTGGGGCGTGCTCAGTTCGGCTCTTCGAGCTTCGCTGCGAAAAAGCCGGAGCTAG